GTCCGGGGCATCCCGAACTTCAGCCTCAGGTCCACCACCGGCACCACGCCCCCCCTCAGGTTGATCACCCCCCGCATGAACTCCGGGGTCTGCGGCACCGTCGTGATGCTCGTCAGGTCCAGCACCTCCCGCACCTTCGCTATCTCCAGAGCGAAGATTTCTTCACCAAGGTTGAAGGTGAGGTACTGGGTCGCCTGCGTAAGCATGCTCTCACCCATGTGCTACCTCCTTCATGTTTTGTTCCGGCTCATGTCACGGAACAAGTCTCTGCGTCTTTATAAAGACAGGGTGGGTCCAGAATGAGGGCAACCCTGCCGTCTCCGAGAATCGTGGCGCCGGAGACGCCTCCGGCCGCACGATATGCTTTCCCCAGGGACTTGATGACCGTCTGGTGCTCGCCGACAACCGCGTCGACCACAAAGCCGACCCTCTGTCCGTCCACGTCCGTGACGACCATCTGCTGGATGGCCGGCGCGGGCCCTTCGACACGAAACATCCCCCTGAGCACAATATAGGGAAGAACCTGCTCTCTGAGATTGAAGAGACATCTTCCATTTGCAGGCGTCAGGTCTCCTTCCATCAGCTCGACGCACTCCTCCACCTGGGACAAGGGAAAAACGAACCGTTCCTCCCCGATCCGCACCAGGAGACCGCCGATGATGGCAAGGGTGAGGGGAATCTTCAGGGTTATCCGGGTGCCCTTCCCCGGCCTGCTCTCCACGTCCACCGTGCCCCTCAGCCCCTCGATGCTCCGCTGCACCACCTCCATGCCCACACCCCTCCCCGAAATCTCGGTCACCTCGCCGGCGGTGGAGAAGCCCGGCGCAAAGATGAGCCTGTAAA
The sequence above is drawn from the Nitrospirota bacterium genome and encodes:
- a CDS encoding chemotaxis protein CheW, whose amino-acid sequence is MGESMLTQATQYLTFNLGEEIFALEIAKVREVLDLTSITTVPQTPEFMRGVINLRGGVVPVVDLRLKFGMPRT